In one window of Rhodospirillales bacterium DNA:
- the hemA gene encoding 5-aminolevulinate synthase — protein MDYQQFFSDRIADLKAEGRYRVFADLERQAGRFPRAVRHSERGAAPVTVWCSNDYLGMGQHDVVRSAMRKAIDEVGAGAGGTRNISGTTHSHVLLEQELADLHDREAALLFTSGYVANEATLSTIGRHLPGCILFSDEANHASMIAGVRHAMTEKRIFRHNDPADLEEKLRAADPERPKVIVFESVYSMDGDIAPIGAFCDLAARYGAMSYLDEVHAVGMYGARGAGVAARDGVMDRITVIQGTLAKAFGVVGGYIAGSAAVVDFIRSYAPGFIFTTALPPAVAAGALASVRHLKSSDVERRLHRERVAALKQALAESGLPVMPSASHIVPVLVGDPVICKRATDLLLDRYQIYVQPINYPTVARGSERLRLTPTPLHTDADIADLVSALQAVWKELSISVAN, from the coding sequence ATGGATTACCAGCAGTTTTTTTCCGATCGGATCGCCGATCTGAAGGCGGAAGGCCGGTACCGGGTGTTCGCCGACCTGGAGCGGCAGGCCGGGCGTTTTCCGCGCGCGGTCCGGCATTCGGAACGTGGCGCCGCCCCTGTCACGGTGTGGTGCTCCAACGACTACCTGGGGATGGGACAACACGACGTTGTCCGGTCCGCCATGCGGAAGGCGATCGACGAGGTCGGCGCCGGGGCAGGCGGGACCCGCAACATCTCCGGCACGACCCACAGCCACGTGCTCCTGGAGCAGGAACTTGCCGACCTGCATGATCGGGAGGCGGCGCTTCTATTCACGTCCGGCTACGTGGCGAACGAGGCCACGCTGTCCACCATCGGGCGCCACCTGCCGGGCTGCATCCTGTTTTCCGACGAGGCGAATCATGCCTCGATGATTGCCGGTGTCCGGCACGCCATGACCGAGAAGCGGATCTTTCGTCACAACGACCCGGCAGACCTCGAGGAAAAGCTGCGTGCGGCGGACCCCGAGCGTCCCAAGGTCATCGTCTTTGAGTCGGTGTATTCAATGGACGGCGACATCGCACCCATCGGGGCATTCTGCGACCTCGCCGCCAGGTACGGCGCGATGAGCTACCTCGATGAGGTACATGCTGTTGGGATGTACGGGGCGCGCGGCGCCGGGGTGGCGGCCCGCGACGGCGTGATGGATCGCATCACGGTCATCCAGGGCACGCTGGCCAAGGCGTTTGGCGTGGTCGGGGGTTACATCGCAGGCTCCGCCGCTGTGGTCGATTTCATCCGTTCGTATGCGCCGGGATTCATTTTCACGACAGCCCTGCCGCCGGCGGTCGCCGCCGGTGCGCTGGCCAGCGTCCGGCACCTGAAGTCGAGCGACGTCGAGCGCCGCCTGCATCGGGAACGTGTCGCCGCCCTGAAGCAGGCGTTGGCGGAGTCAGGCCTTCCCGTCATGCCCTCCGCTTCGCACATTGTCCCGGTGCTGGTCGGCGATCCGGTGATCTGCAAGCGGGCGACGGACCTGCTGCTCGACCGTTACCAGATCTATGTCCAGCCGATCAACTACCCGACCGTCGCGCGGGGCAGCGAGCGGTTGCGCCTCACGCCGACGCCCCTCCACACCGATGCCGATATCGCGGACCTGGTGTCCGCGCTCCAGGCCGTCTGGAAGGAATTGTCGATCAGCGTCGCCAACTGA